In one window of Maribacter sp. BPC-D8 DNA:
- a CDS encoding MalY/PatB family protein, translating into MATTTYSFDEIINRDGTNAMSLTGYRGYLFDPNEDLSGKYAEEDFIPMWVADMEFAIAPVIIDALKARLEHPLLGYSMVADPAYHLAFQKWCQDRYDWTFNEQHLVHAKGVIPALYSLIGQICKPDEQVLIVTPSYAFFKHAADYNGIELVCSELKEEQGKFVMDMDDIRTKAANEKCVLGIFCNPHNPTGRVWSSNELQELGEICLANGLTIISDEIHCDLVRDDQSFTPMAKLFPDTDRIITCMAPSKTFNLAGNLFANIIIPNDAIREQYKETYLPVENPLSIVAAETAYTKGHVWLADLTTYLDANFQYLKEQLDLHLPETDFIIPEATYLAWVNVGHYFKSDENLTLFFARNAGVLLEGGNMFVANADGYIRLNLACPRARLEEGLRRVIVAIREQ; encoded by the coding sequence ATGGCTACTACAACTTACTCATTTGATGAAATCATAAACAGAGATGGTACCAACGCAATGTCTCTTACTGGCTATAGAGGCTACCTCTTTGATCCAAATGAAGATTTAAGCGGCAAGTATGCCGAAGAAGATTTTATACCTATGTGGGTGGCAGATATGGAATTTGCCATAGCTCCGGTGATTATCGATGCCTTAAAAGCGCGACTAGAACACCCATTATTGGGCTATTCTATGGTTGCAGATCCTGCCTATCATTTGGCTTTTCAAAAATGGTGTCAAGATCGGTATGATTGGACCTTTAATGAACAGCACCTCGTGCACGCAAAAGGTGTAATACCTGCATTGTACAGTCTTATTGGTCAAATTTGCAAACCAGATGAGCAGGTACTTATTGTTACCCCATCATATGCCTTTTTTAAACATGCTGCCGATTATAATGGTATTGAATTGGTATGTTCTGAATTGAAAGAGGAGCAAGGCAAATTCGTTATGGATATGGACGATATTAGAACAAAAGCCGCCAATGAGAAATGCGTATTGGGTATCTTCTGTAACCCACATAACCCAACGGGTCGGGTTTGGTCTAGCAATGAGTTACAAGAACTGGGCGAGATTTGCTTAGCGAACGGACTAACGATTATATCTGATGAAATTCATTGCGATTTGGTTAGAGACGACCAGTCGTTTACGCCTATGGCAAAATTGTTTCCAGATACTGACCGTATTATTACCTGTATGGCGCCCAGCAAAACATTTAATCTAGCCGGTAATCTATTTGCCAATATCATTATACCGAATGATGCTATTCGAGAGCAATATAAAGAAACCTATTTGCCCGTAGAAAACCCCTTGAGTATTGTTGCCGCAGAAACAGCCTATACAAAAGGTCATGTCTGGTTGGCAGATTTAACCACTTACCTAGATGCTAATTTTCAGTATCTAAAAGAACAGCTAGACCTGCACTTGCCAGAAACAGATTTTATAATACCCGAAGCTACCTATTTGGCTTGGGTAAATGTGGGTCATTATTTTAAATCTGATGAAAATCTAACTCTATTCTTTGCGCGTAATGCTGGTGTGTTATTGGAAGGCGGAAATATGTTCGTTGCCAATGCCGACGGATATATACGCTTAAACCTTGCTTGCCCCAGAGCACGATTAGAAGAAGGTCTCCGTCGTGTAATCGTTGCTATACGAGAACAATAG
- a CDS encoding LemA family protein: protein MLISIVLITIVLILFFYAISVYNGLVRKKTEMAEGWSSIDVFLKKRYDLIPGLIETVKGYATHEKETFENITKARNLAQNASSVDEQGKAESALKNSMVNLFAVAENYPDLKANRNFSELQNELSSLEDDIEMTRRYYNATVKENNIAIESFPSNIFANMFNFNKGEFFEIQNAQEKEPVKFSF, encoded by the coding sequence ATGCTTATATCTATTGTATTAATTACTATTGTCCTTATTCTGTTTTTCTATGCTATTTCAGTGTACAACGGCTTGGTTAGAAAGAAAACAGAAATGGCAGAAGGGTGGAGCAGTATTGATGTCTTCTTGAAAAAGCGATACGATTTAATTCCTGGTTTAATAGAAACCGTAAAAGGCTATGCGACGCACGAAAAAGAAACTTTTGAAAATATAACTAAAGCAAGAAATTTAGCGCAAAACGCTTCATCTGTTGATGAACAAGGAAAAGCAGAGAGTGCTTTGAAAAATTCTATGGTCAACCTTTTTGCCGTTGCCGAGAATTATCCCGATTTAAAAGCGAATCGTAATTTTAGTGAGTTGCAAAATGAGCTTTCTTCATTAGAAGATGATATTGAAATGACACGTAGGTATTACAACGCTACCGTAAAAGAGAACAATATCGCTATTGAAAGCTTTCCTTCTAATATTTTTGCCAATATGTTCAATTTCAATAAAGGAGAGTTTTTTGAAATTCAAAATGCGCAAGAGAAAGAACCGGTTAAATTCTCTTTCTAA
- a CDS encoding glycosyltransferase family 4 protein, translated as MKRNVYATYDVFPSAKGASTHIREMINVSSQQCDELQLFCLRGNSTYPAVQTEGNIVIKRYYNEEEMNYLEKASLFSQQLFVDIQKNKESIQIGHFRDVWSGMGLTAEPSIKTIFEVNALTSIELPYRYPNLTPSFLDKLREIESQCLQKATVIITPSEVTKAYLETNYAIDTAKIKVIPNGAHIPESYERPIDSPEQYIIYFGAIQPWQGVDMLLKAMTYLEDFEDLKLVICLAVKEKAFKPYKKLVEKLGLEDRIILKSRLSKKDLYNYIHYAEASIAPLKACDRNITQGCCPLKILESMACETMVVASELPVVTELVTEQEALLFEPDREQDLARCIRFVLDEPELKKTYISNAFEKVKSTFLWEDQKEKLKNIYQDLTL; from the coding sequence ATGAAAAGAAATGTTTACGCTACATATGATGTGTTCCCAAGCGCAAAGGGTGCTTCTACGCATATTAGAGAGATGATTAACGTATCGTCGCAGCAGTGCGATGAATTACAATTATTCTGCTTACGAGGTAATAGCACCTACCCTGCCGTACAAACGGAAGGTAATATTGTTATAAAGCGTTATTACAACGAAGAAGAGATGAATTATTTAGAAAAAGCATCTCTTTTCTCTCAACAACTATTTGTCGATATCCAAAAAAATAAAGAATCTATTCAAATAGGTCATTTTAGAGATGTTTGGAGCGGCATGGGCTTAACTGCCGAACCTAGTATAAAAACCATCTTTGAGGTAAATGCCCTAACATCGATAGAACTACCATATAGATATCCCAATTTAACACCTTCTTTTCTAGATAAACTAAGAGAAATTGAGTCGCAATGTTTACAAAAAGCGACCGTAATTATTACTCCGTCCGAAGTAACCAAAGCATATTTAGAGACCAATTATGCTATTGATACAGCGAAGATAAAAGTGATACCGAACGGGGCACATATACCAGAATCTTACGAAAGACCCATTGATTCACCTGAACAGTACATTATCTATTTTGGTGCCATACAACCGTGGCAAGGTGTAGATATGTTGCTTAAAGCAATGACGTATTTAGAAGATTTTGAAGATCTAAAACTGGTCATTTGTTTAGCGGTAAAAGAAAAAGCTTTTAAACCGTATAAAAAACTAGTAGAGAAATTAGGCTTAGAAGATCGTATTATTCTAAAGTCGAGATTATCTAAGAAAGATTTATACAACTACATACATTACGCAGAAGCTTCTATAGCCCCTTTAAAGGCATGCGACAGAAATATTACACAAGGGTGCTGTCCGCTTAAGATATTAGAGAGCATGGCTTGTGAGACTATGGTAGTCGCATCTGAATTACCAGTGGTTACCGAGTTAGTTACCGAACAAGAAGCTTTACTTTTTGAACCCGATAGAGAACAAGACCTAGCACGCTGTATTCGGTTTGTATTAGATGAACCAGAACTAAAGAAAACCTATATCTCAAATGCTTTTGAAAAGGTGAAAAGTACTTTTCTATGGGAGGATCAAAAAGAGAAACTAAAGAACATATATCAAGATTTAACGCTCTAA
- a CDS encoding glycosyltransferase family 4 protein, which translates to MNILLITQNYPPNKGGMAVSCDRLVRNFKRNGITVHIIHFTNRKKKFKTDTVVKGTYSAVPIETSEEFTLSLASEFIQQLPYLDTLTHVGVFGGNLPLNIGPILAKWIQKPLITFIRGNDFDEGIFSKKRHQLLYALENSSYVFTVTSEKREKIERLVTHNNTHFTQNGINTALWKPAKSHLRSIDALQKSFNSKIPIAFVGQLKAKKGVVNFVETFAKFSHKNDFVLCLIGDVAEETKTYILNLDINVQFFDFANQNELVSFYNAISIVAIPSFYDGMPNVLLEAAATKNIVIGANVGGIKDVINDKADGFLYHPLQANELLDILLQIHKMTPVEKEAMGEALYQKIKTNYTEEIEISNYLNILKP; encoded by the coding sequence ATGAACATACTATTAATCACTCAAAATTACCCACCTAATAAAGGTGGTATGGCAGTATCTTGTGATCGCTTGGTGCGTAATTTTAAGAGAAATGGTATAACGGTACATATCATTCATTTTACGAATAGAAAGAAAAAGTTCAAAACAGATACCGTTGTAAAAGGAACCTACTCTGCAGTGCCTATTGAGACATCAGAAGAGTTCACATTATCGCTAGCGTCAGAATTTATACAGCAACTCCCCTATTTAGATACATTGACCCATGTTGGTGTGTTTGGTGGCAACCTGCCGCTTAATATCGGACCTATTTTAGCTAAATGGATACAGAAACCGCTTATTACCTTTATAAGAGGAAATGATTTTGACGAAGGTATCTTTTCAAAGAAGCGACATCAATTATTATATGCATTAGAGAACTCTAGCTATGTATTTACCGTTACGAGTGAGAAAAGAGAAAAAATAGAAAGACTAGTAACACATAACAATACTCATTTTACCCAAAACGGAATTAATACAGCGTTATGGAAACCGGCTAAAAGTCATCTTAGAAGTATAGATGCTTTACAAAAGTCGTTCAATTCTAAAATACCGATTGCCTTTGTAGGGCAATTAAAAGCCAAAAAAGGGGTTGTAAACTTTGTAGAAACCTTTGCAAAATTTTCGCATAAGAACGATTTTGTTTTGTGTTTAATAGGTGACGTAGCCGAAGAAACAAAAACATACATTCTAAATTTAGATATCAATGTTCAGTTTTTTGATTTTGCGAACCAGAATGAACTTGTTTCGTTCTATAATGCGATTAGTATCGTTGCCATACCTTCTTTTTATGACGGTATGCCGAATGTACTGTTAGAGGCAGCAGCAACTAAAAACATAGTAATCGGCGCGAATGTGGGCGGAATAAAAGATGTAATTAATGATAAAGCGGATGGATTTTTATACCACCCCTTACAAGCGAATGAACTGTTAGATATTCTGCTACAAATACATAAAATGACACCAGTAGAAAAGGAAGCTATGGGTGAGGCATTGTATCAGAAAATTAAAACGAATTATACCGAAGAAATAGAAATATCAAATTACCTAAATATTTTAAAACCATGA
- a CDS encoding formate/nitrite transporter family protein, giving the protein MENKEIEQEDHQKELEKKSAEIKDGNEYSVILSRVIHEGEEIFKIKNKAMFLSAVIAGLEIGFSYFMICALYYLLNGTVDTAIIFKLFAVVYPVGFILVILGKSALFTEQTSVLALPMLNGQRSIWELFRVWGVVILGNIIGGNIFAVFIGLLAPHLHLFTEETMIEIGAHVVKEASWVLLGSAIVAGWLMGLLTWLLNSTMNSLTRVVLIIMITGVIGFGGFHHSIVGNIEVFGAFLHSSEISFLDYLWFLLLALLGNSIGGAVVVGLFKYRIFESNYKEEV; this is encoded by the coding sequence ATGGAAAATAAAGAAATAGAACAGGAAGACCATCAGAAAGAACTGGAAAAGAAATCTGCAGAAATTAAAGATGGCAATGAATACAGTGTTATTCTTAGTAGGGTTATTCATGAAGGAGAAGAAATTTTCAAGATAAAAAACAAAGCCATGTTTTTAAGTGCGGTAATTGCCGGCTTAGAAATTGGGTTTAGTTATTTTATGATTTGTGCGCTTTATTATCTATTGAACGGTACTGTAGATACTGCTATTATTTTTAAACTTTTTGCCGTAGTATACCCAGTAGGGTTTATACTTGTTATCCTTGGAAAATCTGCCCTATTTACTGAGCAAACCTCTGTATTGGCTTTGCCCATGTTAAATGGGCAGCGCAGCATATGGGAATTATTTAGGGTATGGGGCGTAGTTATATTAGGGAATATTATAGGAGGTAATATTTTTGCTGTTTTTATAGGGCTACTGGCTCCGCATCTTCATCTTTTTACGGAAGAGACCATGATAGAAATTGGTGCTCATGTCGTAAAAGAGGCTTCTTGGGTATTGTTAGGGAGTGCTATTGTTGCCGGGTGGTTAATGGGACTATTAACGTGGTTATTGAACAGTACCATGAATTCGCTAACTCGTGTTGTACTTATAATTATGATAACGGGTGTTATTGGCTTTGGAGGGTTTCACCATAGTATAGTGGGTAATATAGAGGTATTCGGCGCCTTTTTACATTCTAGTGAAATTAGCTTTCTAGATTACCTTTGGTTTCTGTTACTGGCTTTATTAGGTAATAGTATTGGTGGTGCTGTAGTTGTGGGTCTTTTTAAATACCGAATTTTTGAATCGAACTATAAAGAAGAGGTTTAG
- a CDS encoding AI-2E family transporter: MKNIPADIIRQLFMILFIVLMGGVLFKSLLPYLSGFLGALTLYILLLKPMKKLILRKWRPGLAALFLLVISFFCILLPFAGVGLMLGKKVGKGLNNFEQYIDLIKQKIAVWEEHFGIDLTSSMDTSKMSSSLSEGLQSVLGGSVNMIIAIAMMYFLLYFMLTKNEALNTAFATYSPFKKKYSGLISDEIRQKVSSNAIGIPVVAIAQGIVALIGFLIFGIEQPFFWAVIVTVGSMVPVIGAIIGIIPVFLIALSNDNNFQAWGILLYGIIIVGTTDNVIRVYVLNKLDDVHPLITLIGVIIGVPIFGFIGLIFGPLLISLFFMMVRVYTKEYGSMSSKNEVDL; the protein is encoded by the coding sequence ATGAAAAATATACCTGCAGATATTATCCGCCAATTATTTATGATATTGTTCATTGTTTTAATGGGGGGAGTATTATTTAAATCATTGCTTCCTTATCTCTCTGGTTTTCTTGGAGCGTTGACTTTATACATCTTGCTATTGAAACCTATGAAGAAATTAATTCTTAGGAAATGGCGCCCTGGTTTAGCAGCATTATTTTTATTGGTCATATCTTTTTTTTGCATTTTACTCCCTTTTGCCGGTGTGGGTTTAATGCTAGGTAAAAAGGTGGGAAAGGGACTTAATAATTTTGAACAATATATAGACTTGATCAAACAAAAAATAGCTGTTTGGGAAGAACACTTCGGTATCGATTTAACATCTAGTATGGACACCTCGAAAATGTCGTCTTCATTATCTGAAGGACTGCAGAGTGTATTGGGTGGCTCGGTCAATATGATCATTGCTATTGCAATGATGTACTTTTTGCTATATTTTATGTTGACGAAAAATGAGGCCTTAAATACAGCTTTTGCTACGTATTCTCCCTTTAAAAAGAAGTATAGTGGATTAATATCTGATGAAATACGGCAAAAAGTAAGCTCTAATGCGATAGGGATACCAGTAGTGGCGATTGCCCAGGGAATAGTTGCTTTAATTGGCTTTTTAATCTTTGGTATTGAACAACCTTTCTTTTGGGCGGTAATAGTAACTGTTGGATCTATGGTGCCCGTAATAGGAGCTATTATCGGTATTATTCCTGTTTTTTTAATTGCATTGTCAAATGACAACAATTTTCAAGCTTGGGGTATTTTACTGTATGGTATTATCATTGTAGGTACCACAGACAATGTAATACGTGTTTACGTTTTAAACAAGTTAGATGATGTACACCCTTTGATTACGTTAATAGGAGTAATTATCGGAGTACCCATATTTGGTTTTATAGGTTTAATTTTCGGTCCGTTGCTAATTAGCCTATTTTTTATGATGGTTAGGGTATATACAAAGGAATATGGTAGTATGTCTTCTAAGAATGAAGTAGACCTATAA
- a CDS encoding phosphoribosyltransferase family protein produces MKYEIKKFHDGQVTAKIAETGDIHIKIRGNSYEDLFRAAAIKDAWDAENATNKTAIAKLTIFCLIGQRSDRRFNKGESFDLKVICKFINDMKFDSVAILHPHSPISLALIDNAEKISHFDFVEKAFNKIGNPVLVSPDAGAYKTTHEIAEKLNADLVPSNKVRIDGAPVISIQGDVKGKECLIVDDLADGGRTFKFLAEALKQQGASKVYLYVTHAQFNYGFDELKETIDHIYCTNSYKDIDDDFVTQYKLAGL; encoded by the coding sequence ATGAAATACGAAATAAAAAAATTCCATGACGGACAGGTTACTGCTAAAATCGCTGAAACCGGAGATATTCATATAAAAATTAGAGGAAACAGTTATGAAGATTTATTTAGAGCTGCTGCCATAAAAGACGCCTGGGATGCTGAAAATGCGACCAACAAAACAGCGATAGCTAAACTGACCATATTTTGCCTAATTGGGCAACGTTCAGATAGGCGTTTTAATAAAGGGGAGTCGTTCGATTTAAAAGTCATTTGTAAGTTCATCAATGATATGAAGTTTGACTCCGTTGCAATATTACACCCGCATAGTCCTATATCATTGGCGTTAATTGATAATGCAGAGAAAATTTCTCATTTCGATTTTGTTGAAAAAGCATTTAATAAAATCGGAAATCCGGTATTGGTGAGTCCAGATGCTGGTGCGTATAAAACCACCCATGAAATTGCCGAAAAGCTAAATGCAGATTTGGTACCCTCTAATAAAGTGAGAATAGATGGTGCTCCTGTAATTAGTATTCAAGGTGATGTAAAAGGCAAAGAATGCTTAATTGTAGACGATTTAGCCGATGGTGGTAGAACATTCAAGTTTTTGGCGGAAGCTTTAAAACAACAAGGTGCCTCTAAAGTATACTTGTATGTTACCCATGCACAGTTTAATTATGGTTTTGATGAACTAAAAGAAACCATTGACCATATCTACTGCACCAATAGTTATAAAGATATTGATGATGATTTCGTTACCCAGTATAAGTTAGCGGGATTGTAA
- a CDS encoding nicotinate phosphoribosyltransferase, which translates to MNGLFLTDGYKTGHHQQYPKGTEEVYSNWTPRSNKYAPKGCDKVVSFGQQYVFQWLHDYFQDNFFSKPKAQVCNELKEELSLYLGTDYDVTHYEELHDLQYLPIKVKSIVEGVEVPIRVPMVTVVNTDKKFYWITNFLETILSTMLWQPMTSASIALCYKRIFKKWTIETDKDNMAFIDFQGHDFSMRGMGGLQSAISSGMGHASVFLGSDTLPVISSLRHYYKAKGFVIGSVNATEHSVMCAGTKDDEIGTFRALMDTYPSGILSVVSDTWDLWKVLTDYLPKLKEEVLSRDGKLVIRPDSGDPVDIICGETQTLGSNTPKDKGVVELLWDIFGGTVNDQGFKVLDSHIGAIYGDSITTERAEAICQRLSDKGFATTNVVLGIGSFTYQFNTRDTFGFAMKATSVVVNGERREIFKDPITDDGIKKSAKGLVKVALQDGEYVLVDQVTPEQENTGELKVIYEDGQFVNQTNIQEIRDRINTNL; encoded by the coding sequence ATGAACGGATTATTTCTAACAGACGGATACAAAACAGGACACCACCAACAATACCCTAAAGGAACAGAAGAGGTATATTCTAACTGGACCCCAAGAAGCAATAAATATGCTCCGAAAGGGTGCGATAAAGTGGTATCATTTGGGCAACAATATGTTTTTCAATGGTTGCATGATTATTTTCAAGACAACTTCTTTTCTAAGCCAAAAGCTCAGGTTTGTAATGAATTGAAAGAAGAGTTATCCCTGTATTTAGGTACCGATTATGATGTAACACATTACGAAGAATTACATGATCTGCAGTATTTACCTATTAAAGTTAAATCGATTGTAGAAGGGGTAGAGGTTCCTATTAGAGTGCCTATGGTTACTGTAGTTAATACAGATAAAAAATTCTACTGGATTACAAATTTTCTAGAAACCATACTATCTACCATGCTATGGCAACCGATGACTTCGGCTTCTATCGCTTTATGTTACAAACGTATTTTCAAAAAATGGACAATAGAAACCGATAAAGACAATATGGCTTTCATCGATTTTCAAGGTCACGATTTCTCTATGAGAGGTATGGGCGGTTTGCAAAGTGCAATCTCTTCGGGTATGGGTCATGCATCTGTATTCTTAGGGTCAGATACCTTACCGGTAATCAGCAGTTTGCGTCACTATTATAAAGCTAAAGGTTTTGTGATCGGTTCTGTAAATGCTACCGAACATTCCGTAATGTGCGCTGGTACTAAAGATGATGAAATAGGTACGTTTAGAGCTTTGATGGATACATATCCTTCGGGAATTTTATCTGTAGTTAGTGATACGTGGGATCTATGGAAAGTACTTACCGATTATCTTCCAAAGCTTAAAGAGGAGGTTCTTTCTAGAGATGGTAAATTAGTAATTAGACCAGATAGCGGTGATCCTGTTGATATTATCTGTGGCGAAACGCAAACTCTTGGTAGTAACACACCGAAAGATAAAGGGGTTGTAGAGCTTCTTTGGGATATTTTTGGCGGAACTGTCAACGACCAAGGTTTTAAAGTCTTAGATAGCCACATTGGTGCTATTTATGGTGATAGTATTACTACGGAAAGAGCTGAAGCTATTTGTCAACGTTTAAGCGATAAAGGCTTTGCAACGACCAACGTAGTGTTGGGTATTGGTTCTTTCACCTACCAATTTAATACTAGAGATACCTTTGGTTTTGCCATGAAAGCTACTTCTGTAGTGGTGAATGGTGAACGTAGAGAAATCTTCAAAGATCCTATTACCGATGACGGAATTAAAAAATCTGCAAAGGGATTGGTAAAAGTAGCATTACAAGACGGCGAATATGTATTGGTAGATCAGGTAACGCCTGAACAAGAAAATACGGGCGAGCTAAAAGTGATCTATGAAGACGGACAGTTTGTAAACCAAACGAACATACAAGAAATAAGAGATCGTATTAATACCAATCTTTAA
- a CDS encoding nucleoside 2-deoxyribosyltransferase domain-containing protein: MILTSNDILPINKRNQRSIFLAGSMDHKQEGSWRDEISTEFGMYSIFDPTNNNHDHLNTEEMKRHIEWELDALQLSDMILLNFLPNALSPISLVELGLYVNSKKLIVICPKEFYKSSYVHTLCEKYNTPIFNNIKEAKTLLKNSL; encoded by the coding sequence ATGATATTGACATCTAACGACATACTACCAATAAATAAACGGAACCAACGTTCTATTTTTCTAGCAGGTAGCATGGATCATAAGCAGGAGGGTAGTTGGAGAGATGAAATAAGTACCGAATTCGGTATGTATTCCATTTTTGACCCAACAAATAATAATCATGACCACCTTAATACGGAAGAAATGAAGCGTCATATCGAGTGGGAATTAGATGCGTTACAATTATCAGATATGATTTTGCTTAATTTTCTACCCAATGCACTTTCTCCAATTTCTTTAGTAGAATTAGGATTATATGTGAACTCAAAAAAGCTCATCGTAATTTGTCCGAAAGAATTTTACAAAAGCAGTTATGTACATACGTTATGCGAAAAGTATAACACACCTATTTTTAACAACATCAAAGAAGCTAAAACACTGTTGAAAAACAGCCTTTAA
- a CDS encoding NUDIX hydrolase: MQQSIKLSVDAVVFGYESETISVLLIKRKYEPFKGKWAIPGGFVLDSESLEEAVERELKEETGIKINYLEQLYTFGSPERDPRSRVVSVAYFGLIKPSAFKLSASTDAEEAQWFTINNLPELSFDHAEILKLAITRLQAKITYEPIGFELLDTKFPFSDLEKLYSSVLGRDIDRRNFRKKMIGLNVLDELDEKVSKGSGRPANLFMFNKNRYFKLKKEGIIFEI, encoded by the coding sequence ATGCAACAATCTATTAAGCTTTCTGTAGATGCTGTCGTTTTTGGTTATGAATCTGAAACGATATCGGTTTTACTCATCAAAAGAAAATATGAGCCTTTTAAGGGTAAATGGGCTATACCTGGCGGATTCGTTTTGGACTCAGAATCATTAGAAGAAGCAGTAGAGCGTGAGCTGAAGGAGGAAACGGGAATCAAAATTAATTACCTAGAGCAATTATACACTTTTGGTTCTCCTGAAAGAGATCCTAGAAGTAGAGTAGTATCCGTTGCATATTTCGGATTAATTAAACCTAGCGCATTTAAACTTTCAGCTTCAACCGATGCGGAAGAGGCACAGTGGTTTACCATTAATAATTTGCCTGAACTTTCTTTTGATCATGCTGAGATTCTAAAACTTGCGATTACAAGACTTCAAGCTAAAATTACATATGAACCCATAGGGTTTGAACTGCTAGATACGAAGTTCCCTTTTTCTGACCTTGAAAAACTGTATAGCTCCGTTTTAGGTAGGGATATAGACAGGCGTAATTTCCGTAAGAAAATGATTGGCTTAAATGTTTTAGACGAATTAGACGAAAAAGTTTCTAAAGGATCTGGCAGACCAGCAAATCTCTTTATGTTCAATAAAAACAGGTACTTCAAGCTTAAAAAAGAAGGTATCATCTTCGAAATATAA
- a CDS encoding NAD(P)/FAD-dependent oxidoreductase: MNKQDYKIHIIGAGISGLVAATVLEQHGFSPVLIEASDRVGGRVKTDTINGYQLDHGFQVLLTAYPAAQKYLDYKSLELQAFLPGASIFKNGKQEVIGDPLRDASLLFSTLFASVGTVADKLKILKLNTRLKKKSIDEIFSDKEQSTLSYLTELDFSSNMINDFFTPFFSGIFLENKLDTSSRMFEFVYKMFGEGNAALPKGGIEEIPKQLLHQLKGTTIKYNTAVSSISDNKILLADGQELESDFTIIATEASNLIPNLKNQAIEWQSCDTLYFEAENRTIKKPLIGLIPEQDAVINNIFYHTSLKTAINAGKELLSVTVVDNQGLSGNALLDQVQKELRELCGITSTSFIKHYSIPKSLPKLSEIHYEISPSETRLTETIYLAGDIQLNGSLNAAMIAGEKAALGVLENLQGIFK; encoded by the coding sequence ATGAATAAACAGGATTATAAAATACATATCATAGGTGCCGGAATTAGTGGTTTAGTAGCCGCAACAGTACTAGAACAACATGGATTTTCTCCTGTATTAATCGAAGCTAGCGATAGGGTAGGCGGTAGAGTCAAAACAGATACTATAAACGGGTATCAATTAGATCACGGATTTCAAGTATTGTTAACCGCATACCCGGCAGCTCAAAAATACCTGGATTACAAATCATTAGAACTGCAAGCGTTCCTACCAGGAGCTTCCATTTTTAAAAATGGAAAACAAGAAGTAATCGGTGATCCGCTTAGAGATGCATCGTTATTATTTTCAACGCTGTTTGCCAGTGTTGGTACTGTTGCCGATAAGTTGAAAATTCTAAAATTAAATACTAGACTGAAGAAAAAATCAATCGATGAAATATTCTCAGACAAAGAACAATCGACACTTTCGTATTTGACAGAATTAGATTTTTCATCTAATATGATAAACGATTTCTTTACCCCTTTTTTTAGCGGAATTTTTCTTGAAAACAAACTAGATACTTCCAGCAGAATGTTCGAATTTGTCTATAAAATGTTCGGAGAAGGCAATGCTGCATTACCTAAGGGCGGAATTGAAGAAATTCCGAAACAACTACTACATCAGTTAAAAGGCACCACTATAAAATATAATACCGCTGTATCTTCTATTAGCGATAACAAAATTCTTCTTGCTGACGGACAAGAACTAGAGAGTGATTTTACTATTATAGCTACCGAGGCGAGCAACTTAATTCCAAATCTAAAAAATCAAGCTATTGAATGGCAAAGCTGTGATACCTTGTATTTCGAGGCGGAAAACAGAACGATTAAAAAACCCCTTATCGGATTAATTCCTGAACAAGATGCTGTCATCAATAACATCTTCTACCACACAAGCCTCAAAACAGCTATAAACGCAGGTAAAGAATTGCTTTCTGTTACTGTTGTAGACAATCAAGGTTTATCTGGTAATGCCCTTTTAGACCAAGTTCAAAAGGAATTAAGAGAACTTTGCGGAATTACTTCTACTTCATTTATAAAACACTACAGCATACCAAAGTCACTACCAAAGTTGAGTGAAATACACTACGAAATATCGCCATCAGAAACACGATTGACCGAAACAATTTATTTAGCTGGAGACATTCAACTAAACGGTTCTTTAAATGCTGCTATGATTGCGGGTGAAAAAGCTGCGCTGGGTGTGTTAGAAAATTTGCAGGGTATTTTTAAATAA